Within Candidatus Cloacimonadota bacterium, the genomic segment TCCTGATACTGAAATCGAACTTGCTCGTCTTCAACGAAATTTTGAAATAAATGATAAGATTTATTCGATGTTAACAGAAAAATATGAAGATGCAAAAATTGCAGAAAAATCCAAAATTGGTAATGTAAGAATTGTCGAAGAAGCACAAATTCCAACCAAACCAATTAAACCTAATAAAAAACTGAATTTGATGATTTCTATTGTATTAGGAATGGCTTTAGGCGTTGGAATGGCCTTATTAATGCATGCTTTAGATTCAAAGATCAGAACTTTTGATGATGTCCGCAAGTTTGTTGCTTTACCCTTATTAGGAACAATTCCTTTTATTCATGTTTATGAATCAGATATTGATCATATTGAAAAAATGATGACTGACAGCGAAGATACGGACGAAGATAAATTGAAAATTATCCGGCAGCAAATAGAATCAAGATTGATTACCCATTACGCTCCGAAATCTTCAGTTTCAGAATCATTCAGGATACTAAGAACTAATATTGTCGCGAAAAGAAAAGAAAAAAAACCGATGACAATCTTAATTACAAGCTCTGGTCCTAAAGAAGGTAAATCTACAGCTTTATCAAATTTAGCAATTGCTTTAGCGCAAATGGATGAGAAGGTTATCCTCGTCGATCTTGATTTACGAAGACCTGTTGTTCATACTTTGTTCGGTCAAGATAAAGAAATGGGAGTAAGTGATTTTCTTGTTGATAAATCAACGAAAATTGAGAGATTTATTAAAAAATCAAGAGTTCCGAGCCTTGATCTTATTACCAGTGGTTATATCCCTCCTAATCCTTCCGAGCTTTTAGCTTCTCACAGAATGGATGAAGTCTTGGATATTCTGAAAGAAAAATATGATTGGATACTTCTTGATTCTCCTCCGGCAATCGCTGTTACAGACACCATGATCCTGGCGAATAAAGTTGATATTCTGCTTTTAGTTGTCAGGGTATCAATGGCAGATAAGCAGGTTATCAAAAGAGCTAAAGAACTTTTAACCAATATAGATGTAAATATTACCGGAGCTATTATTAACGGCGTTCAACCTCATAAATATTACAGCAGTTATGAATATAACTACTATTATTATTACTATTATGGAAGAGAAGAAGAAGAAAGCAAACGAATGCCGAAAATCTCACGCAAAAATAAATCTATTTCTTGATGTAATCGCTAAAAGGAGTGATAAGTTTCATCAAATCCGGACAATTTTTTCTGAAATCGACCTTTTCGATTCGATAGATTTTTTTTTGACAGAAAATAAAGATATCAGGATTTTGTGCAACAAAGATTTTCTTAGTAATGAAAAAAATCTTATATATCAAATAGCGTTCTTTATACAGAAAAAGCATAATGTGAATAAAGGTGTAGAAGTTGTATTGAATAAAAATATTCCTGTTTCAGCTGGTTTAGGAGGTGGAAGCAGTAATGGTGCTCAGACGATCCTTGCTCTTCAAAAATTATGGAATTTACAGATGTCCGATGTCGAAATCAATAATATCGCTTCTGAATTTGGCAGTGATATAAATTTTTTCTTGACTGGTGGTTGTGCTCTTGGTGAAGGAAGAGGAGAAAAAATCACTCCGGTAGATGATATGAATTTCAATAATATTTTATTGGTTAATCCGGGATTTGCCATTTCCAGCAAAGAAGCTTATGAAATTGTTGAAATTCCTGAAAAA encodes:
- the ispE gene encoding 4-(cytidine 5'-diphospho)-2-C-methyl-D-erythritol kinase, which produces MNITTIIITIMEEKKKKANECRKSHAKINLFLDVIAKRSDKFHQIRTIFSEIDLFDSIDFFLTENKDIRILCNKDFLSNEKNLIYQIAFFIQKKHNVNKGVEVVLNKNIPVSAGLGGGSSNGAQTILALQKLWNLQMSDVEINNIASEFGSDINFFLTGGCALGEGRGEKITPVDDMNFNNILLVNPGFAISSKEAYEIVEIPEKENPDWKQLLKSKNKTLCFNSLEKKICQKYPEIQNIITHLKNNGAENAILSGSGATVIGFFKDHKNAKINSDHYTEKKYWNTITKTKRRTK
- a CDS encoding polysaccharide biosynthesis tyrosine autokinase produces the protein PDTEIELARLQRNFEINDKIYSMLTEKYEDAKIAEKSKIGNVRIVEEAQIPTKPIKPNKKLNLMISIVLGMALGVGMALLMHALDSKIRTFDDVRKFVALPLLGTIPFIHVYESDIDHIEKMMTDSEDTDEDKLKIIRQQIESRLITHYAPKSSVSESFRILRTNIVAKRKEKKPMTILITSSGPKEGKSTALSNLAIALAQMDEKVILVDLDLRRPVVHTLFGQDKEMGVSDFLVDKSTKIERFIKKSRVPSLDLITSGYIPPNPSELLASHRMDEVLDILKEKYDWILLDSPPAIAVTDTMILANKVDILLLVVRVSMADKQVIKRAKELLTNIDVNITGAIINGVQPHKYYSSYEYNYYYYYYYGREEEESKRMPKISRKNKSIS